The region CCGTGGGTCAGCGATGGCTGAAGTCAAACGGCTACGGAACCATGCAGGCACATCGAGGTGTTTTCCGCTGGAATAATGCTTCCAATTGATATCATCGTCACGTCCTCCCCCCATCTTAAGGAGAGTTCGCATGCGAACCATTGGCTGCTAGCGAGGAATCGAGTTCCCACGCCGCACGCCAGCAGGTGCTTCCGGAACAGGAGGCGCGCCGATAGGAAGTCGTACGGATCTCGCGGGAAAAAGTTGTTCGAGGGTTTCATTAACCATGGGAAAAATTTCTTGTTCGGTCGTTGGATTGTCGATCGAACCTCCCACATGAATCACCATCAAACTGCGGCTCGCTTCCCCCAGCATCTGCCGCACTACGGGCATATCAAACGTTTGATTGCCGAACTCGGTATAGAAACGCATGCTGATCTGACCATCCAGATTGGCTTCGCCGTTCCCCTTTAATGCCAACGCATCGCCAGAGAGTCGCATGTCGTCGAGATAGATATAGTTGCCGGCGACGCGGTAGTTGATGTCGGCCGTATTGAACGCACTGGTGTCAGGGAATCTCGCGTTGAGCACTTTGAGCATCGCCACCGCAAGTGGCAGCTGATAAAGATTGGCATCGCGCAGCTGAAGCGACCCGGTACCATCGTACGACTGTGTCGTTTCCAGCGTTCCGGTCATGCTCAGCTGGCCGAAGATTCTGCCGGAAGTCTGCGTCCGATTTTGCTGCCCCAAGTCGATCATCATCTGACCGACCGTTCCATTGGACAGAGTCACATCGGCTTGAAACGGCTGTGCTCCGGCCAGTTCCATGCGGCTATCGAGCGAGACCACACCACCAAACGAATTGCCGGTCACATGCCGCGGCGGCTGTCCATCGGATCGAGGAACATGGCGTCCCATCAGGAACTGCTTTTCATCAATCCAGAACGGCCCTCGTACGTTCGAGATAGGTATACCACGCGACGTAACGCTGTCGAGGTGATACTCACCAAACGAACGCGCGCCGGCCTCGTCGGCCTGACCTTCGAAGCGGATCGCGCCATAGATGTTGTCGATATGCGTTCCGCGACGGATCTTGCCGCCAGCCATATGCACCGTCATGTCCCAGTTCATTTGCATTTGCCGACCTGGGTTCGGATTAGACAGCACGACGGTACCATCCGCATGAAACAGCGGTCCGATCTGCAGCTGCTGCAGCGAACGCTCCAGCTTTTCCGGCACGGCCAGAAGCAAGTCGCGATCGATTACCACGTTCTCGATTCGCAAGTCTTCAAAGCGAATCTGCCAACGACGATCTTCCGGAAAATGGCAACTGCCGTTCGTCGAGACACGAACGTCGCCATGCCGCGCGGTGACTTGACTCAACGAAATCTGCCCGTTGCGAAACTCGACGCTGCCGACCACTTCATCCAGCACGTAAGGGAAACCGACCGGTTCGACGGAGATCGCTCGCCCCGATAAGTTGCGGCTACGTTCCCACTTCTGGGCGTTCACCCACAAGTCGCAGCCGCCATTTTGATTCGGCCAATGCAGCTGGACATCCATGTGATCGATCGATCCGCGCGGGCGAAGCTGATCCCAACCTTCCTGGGCCGACGGCGGGATGGCGATCTTCAATTCGTCATCTAGCGGGATGTCCTTACACGTGAACGACAAGTTCAAGTTGCCTTGCTTGTTGCCTGGCACCTCTTGCCAGCTTCCTCGACACGTGATGTGTCCGCTGTCGTTGTATCCTGTCAGTTGTTCGATCGTGACCACGCCATCTTTCCAGACGATGTGCCCGTTGATCTTTGAGATGGGATAGCGGAACTTCTCGTACCGCACCGAAGCATCGATCACCTCCATCCGCAGCGACTTATCAGGCTTCACATCAGGCCGACTGTGGGTAACGATCGTGAAGTCGACATTCGCCGCCCCTTGCAAGTTGAAGTCGCGTGCGACGTTATAAACGTCTTCCTGTGCGACTTTCAACGCATGCTCGAACGTCGCGTCCCAGTGGACAGGGTCGAGCGAGCGAACACGAATCGGACCGCTGCTGTTAGGACCAGGATCCATCACACTACCGACAATCGCGATGCGTGACTTACCGGCATGGGCCATCAAGTCGATCTCGAGCAGGCGATTCTTGAAGTTCACTTTTCCCCGCGCATCGTTCACTGGGTAAGGGAACTTCTCGAACACGAAATTCATCCCGCGACAATTCGCGTGAATCTCAGGCGTCCATTTGTGACCGTCGAAATTGAGCTTCACCGAAGCATCGAGCCTGCCGGACGGTTGATAACGCTTCCAGCTTTCCTGCATGCTGTACGGCAACATGCCAGCGAGGCCTTTGTGCAGCGTAATGTTTTTGAGCGTCGCCGATACGTGCATCGGACTGTCGCGTCGCCAGCCGGTTCGCGACATCGACGCACTTACGGAACCATCTTCGTAGTAGGCGACCAGCTTCTCGACCTGAATCCCCGGCGGCGAAGCGACAATGCGTCCTTGAATTCGCTGGACCGAACCTGGGATGCGGGGATCGCTCCAAGTCCCTTCGCGTAGATCGACCGTGGCGACGTAATTGCTCAGCCCCTTGGCGTTGCCGGAAAGCTGAAACGATGCATCCGCAATCGCTTCTAAATGCATCAAGTCCTGAATGTGCTTCTTCCAATCTTCGGGGCATTGCTCCCACAGATGGTCGTCGATCCGCAGATTGGTGATGTTTCCCTGGGCTGCAAATGTTTGGGCCGCTTCATCGATCAATCCGGTAATCGTCGCCGATTCCCAGTTCTGACATTGCAGCGTCGCTTTGATTCGTTTCTGCTCGCGCGACTGGCCGGCATAGGCACCCATGCCAGGCGCAGCTTCCGTTTTAACTTGGAAGTCGACATCTTCAATCAAACGTCGAACGTTGCCGCCACGTCGATCGGCCAACAACAGCGAACCGTCGTAGACTTCGACGGACGGGTTGTCGTCACCCCATTTCGGCAGTGGGAATAGCTGCTGCAAATTTGTGTTGCCATCGGCATCGAGCGTCGCGGTCAGCTTCGGCCGCCGCGCGACGATCTTATCGACCATAAAATCGCCTGACGCCAACGAACGTGGATCGGTGGTGCAGTAGACCATGATCTCGTCGACGGTGACGACCTCCTGAGATTGATAAACGCTCGACCGCTGGGCAAGCGTTAAGCCGCGGATCTCGATTCCCTTGCCTTCAATGAAACGAGCCGAACGGACCGACACCAGCATGTTGTCATAATGGCTGGCGAACTTCTTCTCGACGTACGAACGAATCTCGTTGTTCAGGTTGTGATAGAGATACAACCCCAGCGCGCACGCAAGCACGGCCACGGTTAACGCGGACCATTTGATGAAGCGACACGATACAGAGAAAAACCGACTCACCCGGGATGGAATCCTTTCCAAAAGGGAGATATGTCGCTAAATCTTGGCAGAATCACGCTTTTCGGTAAACGCCGGTTTGGGTGCGTGGCGCCGTTTTCCGCCGTCAGTTTCTAGTTTTCAGCAGAACGATTTCTTACGTCCCGGTTGGCGTACTTCTGCCAAATCGCCGCCAACAGCCCCGCACTCAAGACCGCCAGGGCTAGCATCGGCGGTTGGCGATAGCGAATCGAACTTACAAACACCATGTGCAAACAGCAGAAATAGAAGATAGGCAACGCGAGTAACATGGTGACCCACACTCGACGCGCGCTCAGCACGACCGCCAATAACCCTGTAAGCACGATTGGCAGATAGCCCAAAGCAGTTACGACACCCATCTTGCCACTTACTTTCGCGTTGTTTCCTAACGGGGTCCAGTATCGCCAGAACTTTACCATGGCAAGCGACAGCACTTTGGCAGGGTTTTGCCTGGCCCAATCGATGGCGGCTTGTTTCATCTTGTCGTCCAGCCGCGACTCAAATATCCCCGGCAGTGCGGCCTCAGTTTCTGCCTCTTCCGCGAGAAGATCTTCCCGGAACTGGGGAACGTAACGCATGTCGCTGGCGCCAGTCGCCATTGGGCTGATGCCATCGTACAGACTCGCTCCGACTTGAAGCGTCGTCGGCACGAACTTGCCAGCGACGACGTAGTTGCGCACCCACCATGGCATCAGGACGGCTACCGCAACAACGGCGGCGACCGCGTAGCTAAGCAGTTGTCGCTGGCGATCAGCGTAGAAGATCAGCCCAATCGGAGCCGCGAAAAAGGGGAACATCAACCAGCTCGGCCGCATGAGAATCGCAAGCCCAAACGCCATGCCTGAGAGTGCCGCGAACTGTAACGTTCTACCAGTCCTATCGCTTCGCAGCGCCACGATCAGCCACCCTAAGTTCAACAACATCAGCGGGACGAACGGGGCTTCGCTCAGCACGAACACACTCATGGCAATCGCGCCAGGGTAGAACGCGACTAACCCGGCTGCGATCACTCCGGCAGTCGGTCCGTACAACATCCGCCCAAGCCAAGCCGCGAGGCCGATCGTGAGCGTGCCGCACAAAATACCGACCAACCGTAGCAGCAATGTCGGCGGCTCGTCCGACAGCCAATAAAAGGGAGCCAACAGCAGCGGATAGCCAGGCGTGCGCGCGATGTAGGTATCGCCGTAAACGAAGTCTTTGCCATGAGCGATCTGCCGGGCAAGGACTTCATAACTCAGACTATCGCCAAAGAAAAAACGCTCGCCCTCGGCGATTCGCGTTTCCCACCAAACGGCAGCCGCCAGCCGAATCAACAAGCCGATCACCAGGATGGCCAGCAATAGCCAGCCAAATTCTCGCTTTTGATGCTCCGCAACTTGTTGGTTACTAGACATTTAGGTTGCCATGTGGGCATTGCCTCCGATTCCCAATGCGATTTCGCAAAAGGGAAAACTGGCAAGCCAGGTAAGCTGTGCGTGCTTGTGCAATATTAGGGTCTTAGGGGAAATCTTGCCCGAAATCGCCCCAGGACAATAGTTTACTTCCAAGTTGGAGTCGGTATACTCGGACTGCCTCGTCATGCGCGAGGAACAAATTTAGTGAATTCTTATCTTATCCCGTTCCACCCCCTGGGACTGGCCAAACCTGATCAACCACTGCTCACCCACGAGCAGTCGTCAATACTGCCCCCCAAAATGCACAGCTTCGTGTAGGAGACTTTCTACTCATGTCGAATGATACTTCCGCTGCCAGTCCGACGTATCACCGGATGGCGCTTTTGATTGCCAGCTTTATGACCCTGATCGCCGCCGGCGTCGGTTTTGGTGTCCGAGCTGGTATCTTGAACGACTGGGCCATTCGCTACGGCTTCACCAAAGTCGAACTCGGTACGATTACCGGCGGTGGTCTAGTCGGTTTCGGTGTGACGATCATCTTCTTCAGCTTCCTCGCCGATAACCTTCTCGGCTATAAGAAGCTGTTGGTTCTCGCCTTCGTGCTGCACGTGCTGTCGGTGGTGATCACGTTGGCAGCGACGCCAGTTTACGGCCTGGCCGGGAAAGATGCGACCTACTGGTGTTTGTACATCGGCGTGTTCATCTTCGCGCTGGCCAACGGTGTCTGCGAAGCGGTTATTAACCCGCTTGTGGCGACCCTCTTCCCGAAAGAGAAAACGCATTACCTCAACATCCTCCACGCTGGCTGGCCGGCTGGTCTGATCATCGGTGGGATCATCGGTTACATGTTCTGCGGCGTGAACGCCCAAGTGAATCACTTGCCATGGGAAATTCCACTGGCACTTTACATGGTGCCGACGCTGATTTACGGCTTCATGGTTTTGAAGGAAGCTTTCCCGCCTTCGGAAGCGGCCGCGGCAGGTGTGACGACGAAGGAAATGCTGCTGCAATTCCTTTCGCCGCTGCTGTTGTTCCTGTTCGTGATTCACGCAATGGTTGGTTACGTCGAACTGGGTACCGACAGTTGGATCACCA is a window of Bremerella sp. TYQ1 DNA encoding:
- a CDS encoding AsmA-like C-terminal region-containing protein; translated protein: MSRFFSVSCRFIKWSALTVAVLACALGLYLYHNLNNEIRSYVEKKFASHYDNMLVSVRSARFIEGKGIEIRGLTLAQRSSVYQSQEVVTVDEIMVYCTTDPRSLASGDFMVDKIVARRPKLTATLDADGNTNLQQLFPLPKWGDDNPSVEVYDGSLLLADRRGGNVRRLIEDVDFQVKTEAAPGMGAYAGQSREQKRIKATLQCQNWESATITGLIDEAAQTFAAQGNITNLRIDDHLWEQCPEDWKKHIQDLMHLEAIADASFQLSGNAKGLSNYVATVDLREGTWSDPRIPGSVQRIQGRIVASPPGIQVEKLVAYYEDGSVSASMSRTGWRRDSPMHVSATLKNITLHKGLAGMLPYSMQESWKRYQPSGRLDASVKLNFDGHKWTPEIHANCRGMNFVFEKFPYPVNDARGKVNFKNRLLEIDLMAHAGKSRIAIVGSVMDPGPNSSGPIRVRSLDPVHWDATFEHALKVAQEDVYNVARDFNLQGAANVDFTIVTHSRPDVKPDKSLRMEVIDASVRYEKFRYPISKINGHIVWKDGVVTIEQLTGYNDSGHITCRGSWQEVPGNKQGNLNLSFTCKDIPLDDELKIAIPPSAQEGWDQLRPRGSIDHMDVQLHWPNQNGGCDLWVNAQKWERSRNLSGRAISVEPVGFPYVLDEVVGSVEFRNGQISLSQVTARHGDVRVSTNGSCHFPEDRRWQIRFEDLRIENVVIDRDLLLAVPEKLERSLQQLQIGPLFHADGTVVLSNPNPGRQMQMNWDMTVHMAGGKIRRGTHIDNIYGAIRFEGQADEAGARSFGEYHLDSVTSRGIPISNVRGPFWIDEKQFLMGRHVPRSDGQPPRHVTGNSFGGVVSLDSRMELAGAQPFQADVTLSNGTVGQMMIDLGQQNRTQTSGRIFGQLSMTGTLETTQSYDGTGSLQLRDANLYQLPLAVAMLKVLNARFPDTSAFNTADINYRVAGNYIYLDDMRLSGDALALKGNGEANLDGQISMRFYTEFGNQTFDMPVVRQMLGEASRSLMVIHVGGSIDNPTTEQEIFPMVNETLEQLFPARSVRLPIGAPPVPEAPAGVRRGNSIPR
- a CDS encoding glycosyltransferase family 39 protein — encoded protein: MSSNQQVAEHQKREFGWLLLAILVIGLLIRLAAAVWWETRIAEGERFFFGDSLSYEVLARQIAHGKDFVYGDTYIARTPGYPLLLAPFYWLSDEPPTLLLRLVGILCGTLTIGLAAWLGRMLYGPTAGVIAAGLVAFYPGAIAMSVFVLSEAPFVPLMLLNLGWLIVALRSDRTGRTLQFAALSGMAFGLAILMRPSWLMFPFFAAPIGLIFYADRQRQLLSYAVAAVVAVAVLMPWWVRNYVVAGKFVPTTLQVGASLYDGISPMATGASDMRYVPQFREDLLAEEAETEAALPGIFESRLDDKMKQAAIDWARQNPAKVLSLAMVKFWRYWTPLGNNAKVSGKMGVVTALGYLPIVLTGLLAVVLSARRVWVTMLLALPIFYFCCLHMVFVSSIRYRQPPMLALAVLSAGLLAAIWQKYANRDVRNRSAEN